One Streptomyces lincolnensis genomic region harbors:
- a CDS encoding Leu/Phe/Val dehydrogenase gives MTDVTGAPADVLHTLFHSDQGGHEQVVLCQDRKSGLKAVIALHSTALGPALGGTRFYPYASEREAVADALNLARGMSYKNAMAGLDHGGGKAVIIGDPERDKTEELLLAYGRFVASLGGRYVTACDVGTYVADMDVVARECRWTTGRSPEHGGAGDSSVLTAFGVYQGMRASARHLWGDPSLRGRTVGVAGVGKVGHHLVEHLLDEGARVVITDVRPEAVRRIADAHPSVAVVADTDALIRVEGLDIYAPCALGGALNDDSVPVLTASVVCGAANNQLEHPGVEKDLADRGILYAPDYVVNAGGVIQVADELHGFDFERCKAKAAKIYDTTLAIFARAKADGIPPAAAADRIAEQRMAEGRGTH, from the coding sequence GTGACCGACGTAACCGGCGCACCTGCTGATGTACTGCACACCCTGTTCCACTCGGACCAGGGTGGCCATGAGCAAGTCGTGCTCTGCCAGGACCGCAAGAGCGGCCTCAAGGCCGTCATCGCCCTCCACTCCACCGCCCTGGGCCCCGCGCTCGGCGGTACGCGTTTCTATCCCTACGCGAGCGAGCGGGAGGCCGTCGCCGACGCGCTCAACCTCGCGCGCGGGATGTCGTACAAGAACGCCATGGCCGGTCTCGACCACGGCGGCGGCAAGGCCGTGATCATCGGTGATCCGGAGCGCGACAAGACCGAGGAACTGCTGCTGGCTTACGGCCGCTTCGTGGCCTCGCTCGGCGGGCGCTACGTCACCGCGTGCGATGTCGGCACGTACGTCGCCGACATGGACGTCGTCGCACGTGAGTGCCGCTGGACGACCGGGCGCTCCCCCGAGCACGGCGGCGCCGGCGACTCCTCTGTACTGACCGCCTTCGGCGTCTACCAGGGCATGCGGGCCTCCGCGCGGCACCTGTGGGGCGACCCGTCACTGCGCGGCCGTACGGTCGGCGTCGCGGGGGTCGGCAAGGTCGGCCACCACCTCGTGGAGCACCTCCTGGACGAGGGCGCCCGGGTGGTGATCACGGACGTACGGCCGGAGGCCGTGCGGCGGATCGCCGACGCGCACCCCTCCGTGGCAGTCGTCGCCGACACCGACGCCCTCATCCGCGTCGAGGGACTCGACATCTACGCCCCGTGCGCGCTGGGCGGGGCCCTGAACGACGACTCCGTGCCGGTGCTGACCGCGAGCGTCGTCTGCGGGGCCGCCAACAACCAGCTCGAACACCCCGGAGTAGAGAAGGACCTCGCGGACCGCGGGATCCTCTACGCGCCGGACTACGTGGTGAACGCCGGCGGTGTCATCCAGGTCGCCGACGAACTGCACGGGTTCGACTTCGAGCGGTGCAAGGCCAAGGCCGCGAAGATCTACGACACCACGCTCGCCATATTCGCACGTGCGAAGGCGGATGGGATTCCACCGGCCGCCGCGGCCGACCGGATCGCCGAGCAGCGGATGGCGGAGGGACGCGGGACACACTGA
- a CDS encoding DUF3073 domain-containing protein, whose product MGRGRAKAKQTKVARQLKYSSGGTDLSRLANELGASTSSQPPNGEPFEDDDEEDDPYSQYADLYNDDEDEDDESGPTSQHRRGA is encoded by the coding sequence ATGGGGCGCGGCCGGGCAAAGGCCAAGCAGACGAAGGTCGCCCGCCAGCTGAAGTACAGCAGCGGCGGGACTGACCTCTCGCGTCTGGCCAATGAGCTGGGCGCTTCGACTTCGAGTCAGCCGCCGAATGGCGAGCCGTTCGAGGACGACGACGAGGAAGATGACCCGTACTCCCAGTACGCGGATCTCTATAACGACGATGAGGACGAGGACGACGAGTCCGGTCCCACGTCCCAACACCGCCGCGGCGCTTGA
- the purM gene encoding phosphoribosylformylglycinamidine cyclo-ligase: MSETTGASYAAAGVDIEAGDRAVELMKEWVKKTQRPEVLGGLGGFAGLFDASALKHYERPLLASATDGVGTKVDIARQLGVYDTIGHDLVAMVMDDIVVCGAEPLFMTDYICVGKVHPERVAAIVKGIAEGCVLAGCALVGGETAEHPGLLGPDDFDVAGAGTGVVEADRLLGADRIRKGDAVIAMAASGLHSNGYSLVRHVLLNEAGLALDARIDELGRTLGEELLEPTKIYSLDCLALIRTTDVHAFSHVTGGGLAANLARVIPDALHATVERSTWAPDPIFDLVGKTGQVERLELEKTLNMGVGMIAIVPEESADVALATLADRGVEAWVAGEITERGDHTTGAELVGDYA; encoded by the coding sequence ATGTCTGAGACAACTGGTGCCAGCTACGCAGCCGCGGGCGTCGACATCGAGGCGGGCGACCGCGCCGTCGAGCTGATGAAGGAGTGGGTGAAGAAGACGCAGCGCCCCGAGGTCCTCGGCGGCCTCGGCGGTTTCGCCGGTCTCTTCGACGCCTCCGCCCTCAAGCACTACGAGCGCCCCCTGCTCGCCTCCGCCACGGACGGCGTGGGCACCAAGGTCGACATCGCCCGCCAACTCGGCGTCTACGACACCATCGGCCACGACCTGGTCGCGATGGTCATGGACGACATCGTGGTGTGCGGTGCCGAGCCGCTGTTCATGACCGACTACATCTGTGTCGGCAAGGTCCACCCCGAGCGGGTCGCCGCCATCGTCAAGGGCATCGCCGAGGGCTGTGTGCTCGCCGGCTGCGCCCTGGTGGGCGGCGAGACGGCCGAACACCCCGGTCTGCTCGGCCCGGACGACTTCGACGTCGCCGGCGCCGGTACGGGCGTGGTCGAGGCGGACCGGCTGCTCGGCGCGGATCGTATCCGTAAGGGTGACGCGGTCATCGCCATGGCGGCCTCGGGTCTTCACTCGAACGGGTACTCGCTCGTGCGGCACGTCCTGCTGAACGAGGCGGGCCTCGCCCTGGACGCCCGGATCGACGAACTCGGCCGCACCCTCGGCGAGGAGCTGCTGGAGCCCACCAAGATCTACTCGCTGGACTGCCTGGCCCTGATCCGCACCACCGATGTGCACGCGTTCTCGCACGTCACGGGAGGCGGTCTGGCGGCCAACCTGGCCCGCGTGATCCCCGACGCCCTGCACGCGACCGTCGAGCGCTCCACCTGGGCCCCGGACCCGATCTTCGACCTCGTCGGGAAGACGGGTCAGGTCGAGCGCCTGGAGCTGGAGAAGACCCTCAACATGGGCGTCGGCATGATCGCGATCGTCCCCGAGGAATCGGCGGACGTGGCCCTGGCCACCCTGGCCGACCGCGGGGTCGAGGCATGGGTCGCGGGCGAGATCACCGAGCGCGGCGACCACACCACGGGCGCCGAACTGGTGGGGGACTACGCCTGA
- the purF gene encoding amidophosphoribosyltransferase, whose protein sequence is MPRGDGRLNHDLLPGEKGPQDACGVFGVWAPGEEVAKLTYFGLYALQHRGQESAGIAVSNGSQILVFKDMGLVSQVFDETSLGSLQGHIAVGHARYSTTGASVWENAQPTFRATAHGSIALGHNGNLVNTAQLAEMVADLPKQEGRTPRVAATNDTDLLTALLAAQVDEDGKPLTIEEAAHTVLPKVRGAFSLVFMDEHTLYAARDPQGIRPLVLGRLERGWVVASESAALDICGAAYVREIEPGEFVAIDENGLRTSRFAEAKPKGCVFEYVYLARPDTDIAGRNVYLSRVEMGRKLAKEAPVDADLVIATPESGTPAAIGYAEASGIPFGAGLVKNAYVGRTFIQPSQTIRQLGIRLKLNPLKEVIKGKRLVVVDDSIVRGNTQRALVRMLREAGAAEVHIRISSPPVKWPCFFGIDFATRAELIANGMTIDEIGTSLGADSLSYISIDGMIEATTIAKPNLCRACFDGEYPMELPDPELLGKQLLETELAAGPAATAASDAIRRP, encoded by the coding sequence GTGCCACGTGGTGACGGACGACTCAACCACGACCTGCTCCCCGGAGAGAAGGGCCCCCAGGACGCCTGCGGCGTCTTCGGTGTCTGGGCTCCGGGCGAAGAGGTCGCCAAGCTCACGTACTTCGGGCTCTACGCCCTCCAGCATCGGGGCCAGGAATCCGCGGGTATCGCGGTCAGCAATGGCTCCCAGATCCTCGTCTTCAAGGACATGGGCCTCGTTTCCCAGGTCTTCGACGAGACCTCGCTCGGTTCACTCCAGGGTCACATCGCGGTCGGACACGCCCGCTACTCGACCACCGGCGCCTCCGTGTGGGAGAACGCCCAGCCCACCTTCCGTGCCACCGCGCACGGCTCCATCGCGCTCGGCCACAACGGCAACCTGGTCAACACGGCCCAGCTCGCCGAGATGGTCGCCGACCTGCCCAAGCAGGAGGGCCGTACGCCGCGCGTCGCGGCCACCAACGACACCGACCTGCTCACCGCGCTCCTCGCGGCCCAGGTCGACGAGGACGGCAAGCCCCTGACCATCGAGGAGGCCGCCCACACGGTCCTTCCGAAGGTGCGCGGCGCGTTCTCCCTCGTCTTCATGGACGAGCACACCCTCTACGCCGCCCGTGACCCGCAGGGCATCCGCCCGCTGGTCCTCGGTCGTCTGGAGCGCGGCTGGGTGGTCGCCTCCGAGTCCGCCGCCCTCGACATCTGCGGCGCCGCGTACGTCCGCGAGATCGAGCCGGGCGAGTTCGTCGCCATCGACGAGAACGGTCTGCGCACCTCCCGATTCGCGGAAGCGAAGCCCAAGGGGTGTGTCTTCGAGTACGTCTACCTGGCCCGCCCGGACACCGACATCGCCGGCCGCAACGTCTACCTCTCCCGTGTGGAGATGGGCCGCAAGCTCGCGAAGGAAGCCCCGGTCGACGCCGACCTGGTCATAGCGACTCCGGAGTCCGGCACCCCGGCCGCCATCGGTTACGCGGAGGCCTCCGGCATCCCCTTCGGCGCGGGCCTGGTGAAGAACGCCTACGTCGGCCGTACGTTCATCCAGCCCTCGCAGACGATCCGGCAGCTCGGCATCCGCCTGAAGCTGAACCCGCTGAAGGAAGTCATCAAGGGCAAGCGACTGGTCGTCGTCGACGACTCGATCGTGCGCGGCAACACCCAGCGCGCCCTGGTCCGCATGCTCCGCGAGGCGGGCGCCGCCGAGGTCCACATCCGGATCTCCTCGCCGCCCGTGAAGTGGCCCTGCTTCTTCGGCATAGATTTCGCCACCCGCGCCGAGCTCATCGCCAACGGCATGACCATCGACGAGATCGGCACCTCTCTGGGCGCCGACTCCCTCTCGTACATCTCCATCGACGGCATGATCGAGGCGACCACCATCGCCAAGCCGAACCTGTGCCGGGCCTGCTTCGACGGCGAGTACCCGATGGAGCTGCCCGACCCCGAGCTGCTCGGCAAGCAGCTTCTGGAGACCGAGCTGGCGGCCGGTCCGGCGGCCACGGCCGCCTCCGACGCGATCCGCCGCCCGTAA
- a CDS encoding META domain-containing protein, producing MITATALAILPLAAACGEEQAGRQPGSGSVRVEPPVTGTKWNIATVTADGTTHKTKGDAQIAIDPKTGKLGGRLGCNHVNATATVGDGHITLGAPATTRMMCEASLMDTERALLKLFDGKITYRIDQNTLTLTSANGTSVRASAAK from the coding sequence ATGATCACGGCGACGGCCCTGGCGATCCTGCCGCTCGCGGCGGCCTGCGGCGAGGAGCAGGCCGGACGGCAGCCGGGCAGCGGCTCGGTCCGCGTCGAGCCACCCGTCACCGGCACCAAGTGGAACATCGCCACCGTCACGGCGGACGGCACGACTCACAAAACCAAGGGCGACGCGCAGATCGCGATCGACCCCAAGACCGGCAAACTCGGCGGCCGGCTCGGCTGCAACCACGTCAACGCCACCGCGACCGTAGGCGACGGACATATCACCCTGGGCGCCCCGGCCACCACCCGAATGATGTGCGAAGCCTCACTCATGGACACCGAACGTGCCCTGCTGAAGCTCTTCGATGGCAAGATCACTTACCGGATCGATCAGAACACCCTCACGCTGACCAGCGCAAACGGCACGAGCGTGCGGGCATCCGCGGCCAAGTGA
- a CDS encoding maleylpyruvate isomerase family mycothiol-dependent enzyme, protein MPPAKKRARTYDSRKIRAAVLTQFDAVRQAVRTLTPGQLALPTRLDGWTVRDLAAHVTMAVETVSRNLAREEPAKAELTLLQWPFATAARAGDIADGTRELAEANTDLDALYTRTAEGIVEALATASDTRVLAARTGAMTLADYLVTRTVELVVHTDDLNAAVPGLDIPQDRQALAAATRLLADALAAKAPGGSTEVRIPPYAVVQCVEGLRHTRGTPPNVVETDPLTWIRLATGRLAWRDALEEAKVSASGERADLGGLLPLMR, encoded by the coding sequence ATGCCCCCGGCCAAGAAGCGCGCGCGCACCTACGACTCCCGCAAGATCCGCGCCGCGGTACTGACCCAGTTCGACGCCGTACGGCAGGCCGTACGCACCCTGACTCCCGGGCAGCTCGCCCTCCCCACCCGCCTGGACGGCTGGACGGTACGCGACCTGGCCGCGCACGTGACGATGGCCGTCGAGACGGTCAGCCGGAACCTGGCGCGGGAGGAGCCGGCGAAGGCGGAGCTCACGCTGCTTCAGTGGCCGTTCGCCACCGCGGCCCGTGCCGGGGACATCGCGGACGGCACCCGGGAGCTGGCGGAGGCGAACACCGACCTGGACGCCCTCTACACGCGCACCGCGGAAGGCATCGTCGAAGCTCTGGCCACCGCGTCCGACACCCGCGTCCTGGCCGCCCGCACCGGCGCCATGACCCTCGCCGACTACCTGGTCACGCGCACCGTCGAACTGGTCGTCCACACCGACGACCTCAACGCGGCCGTCCCCGGCCTCGACATCCCCCAGGACCGTCAGGCCCTCGCCGCCGCCACCCGCCTGCTCGCCGACGCGCTGGCCGCGAAGGCGCCGGGCGGCTCGACCGAGGTGCGGATCCCGCCGTACGCCGTGGTGCAGTGCGTCGAAGGACTCCGGCACACCCGGGGCACCCCGCCCAACGTCGTCGAGACCGACCCGCTGACCTGGATCCGGCTCGCGACCGGGCGGCTGGCCTGGCGGGACGCGCTGGAGGAGGCGAAGGTCAGCGCGAGCGGGGAGCGGGCCGATCTCGGCGGACTGCTGCCGCTGATGCGGTGA
- a CDS encoding protein kinase domain-containing protein, translating to MTSGTGPPHTLTVPEGYRVGPWTVGATVGSGAFGTVCAATRETGGDDGTPSRTALKFLPTGTRTPRQLRHLRDLVERETALLRSVREPRLIRMHDVLTVDDPDRPDLDGATVLVLERAERSLEDLLAERPEAAREAGPALLAQVCEGLAQLHRAGWVHGDLKPANVLLMADGTARLADFSTAAELEGTHAYAPPFATPDHSPPELLRPTHGERGTRTRPTADIWAFGVLAHLVLAGTHPLPGATVAARKEAAVRYARRAEDLRLSPRLPAAWRPVVADCLARTHAERAAHDAESLLPRVVEAGRGAALPHRAAPRRRYLSVSLAAAALGALAVGLLAWPDNRERGRADPAGYARCLQGDVCFFTEPDGRGRMCAWTQDDPNWRDGAQSCSWAGDSAGSVFNNGFGTAAGETYVDVVYFSETSLRARLGCVENGTRANLPAGTKPRSHTWAKAC from the coding sequence ATGACGTCCGGCACGGGGCCGCCGCACACCCTGACCGTCCCGGAGGGCTACCGGGTCGGCCCCTGGACCGTCGGCGCGACGGTGGGCTCGGGCGCGTTCGGCACGGTGTGCGCGGCGACCCGGGAGACCGGCGGGGACGACGGCACACCGTCGCGGACCGCCCTGAAGTTCCTGCCGACCGGCACTCGTACCCCGCGCCAGCTGCGGCATCTGCGGGACCTGGTGGAGCGCGAGACGGCGCTGCTGCGGAGCGTGCGCGAGCCCCGGCTGATCCGGATGCACGACGTCCTCACCGTCGACGACCCCGACCGCCCCGACCTCGACGGCGCCACCGTCCTGGTCCTCGAACGCGCCGAGCGGTCACTGGAGGACCTGCTGGCCGAGCGCCCGGAAGCCGCCCGCGAGGCCGGTCCCGCACTCCTCGCCCAGGTCTGCGAGGGGCTCGCCCAGCTGCACCGGGCCGGCTGGGTGCACGGCGACCTCAAGCCCGCCAACGTCCTGCTCATGGCGGACGGCACCGCCCGGCTCGCCGACTTCAGCACGGCCGCCGAACTGGAGGGCACCCACGCCTACGCCCCGCCCTTCGCCACCCCGGACCACTCACCGCCCGAGCTGCTGCGGCCGACGCACGGCGAACGCGGTACCCGGACCCGGCCCACCGCCGACATCTGGGCCTTCGGAGTCCTCGCCCACCTCGTCCTCGCGGGCACCCACCCGCTGCCCGGTGCGACGGTCGCCGCCCGCAAGGAGGCTGCCGTGCGCTACGCGCGGCGCGCCGAGGACCTGCGCCTTTCGCCACGGCTGCCCGCTGCGTGGCGGCCGGTCGTGGCCGACTGCCTGGCCCGCACCCACGCCGAGCGCGCCGCCCATGACGCCGAGTCCCTGCTGCCCCGGGTCGTCGAGGCCGGACGCGGGGCGGCGCTTCCCCACCGTGCCGCCCCGCGCCGGCGGTACCTGTCGGTCTCGCTGGCCGCCGCCGCCCTCGGTGCTCTCGCCGTCGGGCTGCTCGCCTGGCCCGACAACCGAGAACGGGGCCGGGCCGACCCGGCCGGCTACGCCCGGTGTCTCCAGGGCGACGTCTGCTTCTTCACGGAGCCGGACGGCCGGGGCCGGATGTGCGCCTGGACGCAGGACGACCCCAACTGGCGGGACGGCGCGCAGTCCTGCTCCTGGGCCGGCGACAGCGCCGGATCCGTGTTCAACAACGGCTTCGGAACAGCCGCCGGCGAGACGTACGTCGACGTCGTCTACTTCTCCGAGACCTCCCTGCGCGCCCGCCTGGGCTGCGTGGAGAACGGCACCCGGGCGAACCTCCCGGCCGGGACGAAGCCCCGGTCGCACACCTGGGCCAAGGCCTGTTAG
- the purL gene encoding phosphoribosylformylglycinamidine synthase subunit PurL has translation MSRTPLDTVEHAAATPDVELPWAELGLKKDEYERVVEILGRRPTGAELAMYSVMWSEHCSYKSSKVHLRQFGEKAPQSDALLVGIGENAGVVDVGQGYAVTFKVESHNHPSYVEPYQGAATGVGGIVRDIIAMGARPVAVVDPLRFGAADHPDTKRVLPGVVAGIGGYGNCLGLPNIGGEVVFDACYQGNPLVNAGAIGVMRHEDIHLAKASGAGNKVILYGARTGGDGIGGASILASETFDDAKPSKRPAVQVGDPFQEKLLIECTLEAFKEKLVVGIQDLGAAGLSCATSELASNGSGGMRVTLDDVPLRDSTLSPEEILMSESQERMCAVVEPEKVDRFLEICDKWDVIATVIGEVTDGDRLEIYWHGGKIVDVDPRTVAHDGPVYERPYARPSWQDALQADDANKLARPASSDELKQQVLQLVSSPNQASKKWITSQYDHFVQGNTVLAQPEDSGMIRIDEETGLGVAIATDGNGRYAKLDPYAGAQLALSEAYRNVATTGAKPLAVSDCLNFGSPEDPAVMWQFAEAIRGLADACQQLGTPVTGGNVSLYNQTGEAAIHPTPVVAVLGVIDDVARRTPVAFQEEGQLLYLLGDTREEFGGSAWSQVVHDHLGGLPPKVDLERERLLAEILISASRDGMIDSAHDLSDGGLIQAVVESALLGGKGARLIVPDGLDAFTLLFSESAGRAVVAVPRSEEVRFNDMCGARGLPVTRIGVVDGETVELQGEFELSLEDLRKAHEETIPALLA, from the coding sequence ATGAGCCGGACGCCTCTGGACACGGTCGAGCACGCGGCCGCGACCCCCGACGTCGAGCTGCCCTGGGCCGAACTGGGCCTGAAGAAGGACGAGTACGAGCGGGTGGTGGAGATCCTCGGCCGCCGCCCGACCGGCGCTGAGCTCGCCATGTACTCGGTCATGTGGTCCGAGCACTGCTCCTACAAGTCCTCCAAGGTGCACCTGCGCCAGTTCGGCGAGAAGGCCCCCCAGTCGGACGCCCTCCTCGTCGGCATCGGCGAGAACGCGGGCGTGGTCGACGTCGGCCAGGGCTACGCGGTCACCTTCAAGGTCGAGTCGCACAACCACCCGTCGTACGTCGAGCCCTACCAGGGCGCCGCGACCGGTGTCGGCGGCATCGTCCGCGACATCATCGCGATGGGCGCCCGCCCGGTCGCCGTGGTCGACCCCCTGCGCTTCGGTGCCGCGGACCACCCCGACACCAAGCGCGTCCTGCCGGGCGTCGTCGCGGGCATCGGCGGCTACGGCAACTGCCTGGGCCTGCCGAACATCGGCGGCGAGGTCGTCTTCGACGCCTGCTACCAGGGCAACCCGCTGGTCAACGCCGGTGCCATCGGCGTGATGCGGCACGAGGACATCCACCTCGCCAAGGCGTCCGGCGCGGGCAACAAGGTCATCCTCTACGGCGCCCGGACCGGCGGCGACGGCATCGGCGGCGCGTCGATCCTGGCCTCCGAGACCTTCGACGACGCCAAGCCGTCGAAGCGTCCGGCGGTGCAGGTCGGCGACCCCTTCCAGGAGAAGCTCCTCATCGAGTGCACCCTGGAGGCCTTCAAGGAGAAGCTGGTCGTCGGCATCCAGGACCTCGGCGCGGCCGGTCTCTCGTGTGCCACCTCCGAGCTGGCCTCCAACGGCTCCGGCGGCATGCGCGTGACCCTGGACGACGTACCGCTGCGCGACTCCACGCTCTCGCCCGAGGAGATCCTCATGAGCGAGTCGCAGGAGCGCATGTGCGCGGTCGTGGAGCCGGAGAAGGTCGACCGGTTCCTGGAGATCTGCGACAAGTGGGACGTCATCGCCACCGTCATCGGTGAGGTCACCGACGGCGACCGCCTGGAGATCTACTGGCACGGCGGCAAGATCGTCGACGTCGACCCGCGCACGGTCGCGCACGACGGCCCGGTCTACGAGCGCCCCTACGCCCGCCCGTCCTGGCAGGACGCCCTCCAGGCGGACGACGCGAACAAGCTGGCGCGGCCCGCTTCGAGCGACGAGCTCAAGCAGCAGGTCCTCCAGCTGGTGAGCTCCCCCAACCAGGCCTCCAAGAAGTGGATCACCTCGCAGTACGACCACTTCGTGCAGGGCAACACGGTGCTGGCCCAGCCCGAGGACTCGGGCATGATCCGCATCGACGAGGAGACCGGCCTCGGCGTCGCCATCGCGACCGACGGCAACGGCCGCTACGCGAAGCTGGACCCGTACGCGGGCGCCCAGCTGGCTCTGTCGGAGGCGTACCGCAACGTCGCCACGACGGGAGCCAAGCCGCTCGCGGTGTCGGACTGCCTGAACTTCGGCTCGCCCGAGGACCCGGCCGTCATGTGGCAGTTCGCGGAGGCCATCCGCGGTCTGGCCGACGCCTGCCAGCAGTTGGGCACCCCGGTGACCGGCGGCAATGTCTCCCTCTACAACCAGACGGGCGAGGCGGCCATCCACCCCACCCCGGTGGTCGCGGTCCTCGGCGTCATCGACGATGTCGCCCGCCGCACCCCGGTCGCCTTCCAGGAGGAGGGCCAGCTGCTGTACCTCCTCGGCGACACGCGTGAGGAGTTCGGCGGTTCGGCCTGGTCACAGGTTGTGCACGACCACCTCGGCGGCCTTCCCCCGAAGGTCGACCTGGAGCGTGAGCGCCTGCTCGCCGAGATCCTGATCTCGGCCTCCCGCGACGGCATGATCGACTCCGCGCACGACCTCTCCGACGGCGGCCTGATCCAGGCCGTCGTGGAATCCGCCCTGCTGGGCGGCAAGGGTGCGCGTCTGATCGTCCCGGACGGCCTCGACGCCTTCACCCTCCTCTTCTCCGAGTCGGCCGGCCGCGCCGTCGTGGCCGTCCCGCGCTCGGAGGAGGTCCGCTTCAACGACATGTGCGGCGCCCGGGGCCTGCCGGTCACCCGCATCGGTGTCGTGGACGGTGAGACCGTCGAGCTCCAGGGCGAGTTCGAGCTGTCCCTGGAGGACCTCCGCAAGGCCCACGAGGAGACGATCCCGGCGCTGCTGGCGTAA
- the purQ gene encoding phosphoribosylformylglycinamidine synthase subunit PurQ, with protein sequence MTARIGVVTFPGSLDDRDTQRAIRLAGAEPVALWHKDKNLHQVDAVVLCGGFSYGDYLRAGAIARFSPVMEPVIEQAKAGLPVLGICNGFQILTEAHLLPGGMLGNDHLHFICRDQKLRVENAETSWTSDYAAGQEIHIPLKNMDGRYVADQYTLDKLEAEGRVTFRYLDFNPNGSLNDIAGITNEAGNVVGLMPHPEHAVEPLIGTGRTDGLPFFTSILKKLVNA encoded by the coding sequence GTGACCGCTCGTATTGGCGTCGTCACTTTCCCGGGCAGCCTCGACGACCGGGACACCCAGCGCGCGATCCGCCTCGCGGGCGCCGAACCGGTCGCCCTCTGGCACAAGGACAAGAACCTCCACCAGGTCGACGCCGTGGTGCTGTGCGGCGGTTTCTCCTACGGCGACTATCTGCGCGCGGGTGCCATCGCGCGCTTCTCGCCGGTGATGGAGCCCGTCATCGAGCAGGCGAAGGCCGGCCTTCCGGTCCTCGGTATCTGCAACGGCTTCCAGATCCTCACCGAGGCCCACCTCCTCCCGGGCGGGATGCTCGGCAACGACCACCTGCACTTCATCTGCCGCGACCAGAAGCTGCGGGTGGAGAACGCGGAGACCTCCTGGACCAGCGACTACGCGGCCGGCCAGGAGATCCACATCCCGCTGAAGAACATGGACGGCCGCTATGTGGCCGACCAGTACACGCTGGACAAGCTGGAGGCCGAAGGCCGGGTGACGTTCCGCTACCTGGACTTCAATCCGAACGGCTCGCTCAACGACATCGCCGGCATCACCAACGAGGCCGGGAACGTCGTGGGCCTCATGCCGCACCCCGAGCACGCCGTGGAGCCGCTCATCGGCACCGGCCGCACCGACGGCCTCCCCTTCTTCACCTCGATCCTCAAGAAGCTGGTCAACGCATGA
- the purS gene encoding phosphoribosylformylglycinamidine synthase subunit PurS, translating into MARVVVDVMLKPEILDPQGQAVQRALPRLGFEGISDVRQGKRFELEVDGPVDEAALARIHDLAESFLANTVIENFTVRVEEVAEAVK; encoded by the coding sequence GTGGCACGCGTCGTAGTCGACGTCATGCTCAAGCCGGAGATCCTCGACCCCCAGGGCCAGGCGGTGCAGCGCGCACTGCCGCGGCTGGGTTTCGAGGGGATCTCGGACGTACGTCAGGGAAAGCGATTCGAACTGGAAGTTGACGGGCCGGTTGACGAGGCCGCGCTCGCCCGCATCCACGATCTCGCGGAATCCTTCCTCGCCAACACCGTGATCGAGAACTTCACCGTCCGGGTCGAGGAAGTCGCGGAGGCCGTGAAGTGA
- a CDS encoding histone-like nucleoid-structuring protein Lsr2, with the protein MAQKVVVTLSDDIDGSEAAETIAFGLDGKSYEIDLNQTNAKELRKALAPYVEAGRKRSRSGKAYKQTEVAPDPAAVRAWAQANKMDVPARGRIPKRVYEAFAEAR; encoded by the coding sequence GTGGCGCAGAAGGTCGTGGTCACTCTCTCTGACGACATCGACGGCTCGGAAGCGGCGGAAACGATCGCCTTCGGACTCGACGGCAAGTCGTACGAGATCGACCTTAACCAAACGAATGCCAAGGAACTGCGTAAGGCGCTCGCGCCGTACGTGGAGGCCGGCCGCAAGCGCTCCCGCTCGGGCAAGGCGTACAAGCAGACGGAGGTCGCCCCCGACCCGGCGGCCGTGCGGGCCTGGGCGCAGGCCAACAAGATGGACGTTCCGGCGCGCGGACGGATCCCGAAGAGGGTCTACGAGGCGTTCGCCGAGGCGCGCTGA